A stretch of DNA from Methylosinus sp. LW4:
GATGGCTGACACATTGGGATCGACCCAAGGATAGGGCGTGCCGGGGCCGACGCGTAGGCCGGTTCCGTCCTGCGTGCGGTCCGGTCCCGTCTGATTGCTGTGCAGATGCGAGGTGAGATCGGCGCCGAGCGTCAGAAATCCCTGGTCGCCGAGCGCGAAGCTCTTGTCCGCCTGCAGATTGCGCGTCAGCCCATTGCCATGCGTGTTGGGATTGTAGCTCTGCCCATAGGAGCCGACGAGCGCGGAGAGTCCGCCGCCCTCGGAATCAGCTTTCAATATGACGTTGATCACGCCGGCGATGGCGTCGGATCCATATTGGGCGGCGGCGCCGTCCTCGAGAATCTCGACGTGATCGACGAGCGCAACGGGTATGAGATCGAGATCGGCGCCGGCCGCGCCCTTGGTGAAGCCGGTCGAGGACAGATTGGCGGTGCCGTGCCGCCGCTTGCCGTTGACGAGCACGAGCACATGGCTGGCGGTCAGGCCGCGCAGCCGCGGCGAGCGCACCAGATTGTTGACGTCGCCGCCGACGCCATAGATCGAATAGGAAGGATCGAGCCGCTGCAGCGCATCGACGAGATTCGTGCGTCCCGTCGCCTTCAGCCGCTCGCCGCTCACAACCGTGATCGGCGCCGTGCTCTCGCGCGCCTTGACGCCATAATCGCGTGTGCCGGTCACGATCACATCCTCGACCGCCGCCTCACGCGGTTTCTGCTCGCCGCGGTCCAGCGCTCGCGCCGATGGCGACAGAATCGCCGCCGCCAGCGCCAGCGCGCTCGCGCCGAGGCGTTTGGCCAGCGGGGGGAATGATGGAGAGGCTGCGTGAGCGGAGCGGAGGTCGGCGCGAAGGAAAGTCATTGCTAGTCTCCTCAAAAAAGAACGAATTGGCGTGCTCGCGCCGGCCGATGTCGATCGACGTCCATCGGGCTGAATTATGCGCAGCCTAAACGCTGCGCTCGAGCTCATGCAAGGCAAAATTGTCAATCAATTCAATACATATAGCAGTATCTGTAGAATTAATTCCATTGTTATCGAGGATATCCGAAGCATATATTTCGAATACGCGGCGCTCTTCGTCGATTCATTCCATTCTGCAGCGAATATCGAGAATTTTCATGCGCCGGCCGCCGCAGAGCGCGGAAGCGCTGCGTTCATTCCCCGCCATCTCGCAGTCAGTCGAGAGCAATGACGCGCCAAAGAGAAGGAAGTCTTCGCGAACGCGTCCTCGCGACGAATATCATCGTCACGGACGATCAGATCAGGAAGACGTCCTGTGGCGCTCGACGATCTCTTCATAGACCGCGAGAATGCGCTCGACATGCCGATCCAGCGTCGGCGGATCGCGCCAATAGGCGGCGTGCGCGCCCGCCGACAGGCGCGCGGTCAGCGCGTCGTCCTTCATCCGCGTCAGCGCGCCGGCGAGCGATTCGACATTGGCGCTCGTAAACCAGAGGCCGGTCTCGCCATTCGTCACCTCCTCACGGCCGGCGCAGACGTCGGAGACGATGACGGGCGTTCCCATCGCCTTGGCTTCCATGACGGTGAGCGGCTGGCCCTCGTACCAGAGCGAGGGGAAGACCAGCGCCCGCGCCGCGCGCATATGGGCTCTCGCCTCGCTCGGCGGCAGCCAGCCGAGGAAGCGCGCCTGCGGATAACGCCCGCGCAGCTCCTCGCCGATCGGCCCATCGCCGATGAAGACCGGCGTGACGCCCGCGCGCGCCGCGGCCTCGGCGAAGAGAAAGGCGCCCTTTTCCGGCGACAGGCGCCCGACGAAGATGAAATTCCCCGAGGCCGGGTCGCCCTTGGGGCCGAGGTCCTGCGCATCCACCGGATTGGAGACGCGATGCAGCCGCACGCCTTGGGGCAGATAGCGGCCGATGATTTCCTCCTGATAATTCGAGATGCAGATGTAATCGGCGAACAGCTCGGCGAATTTGGCGGGGCCGCGCGCATAGGCGAGGCGGGCGCTGCGCCAGATCTTGCGCGGATAATTCACCGCATCGCAGGCCGTCGCCCAGCAGGCGGCGGAGAGCGGCTCCAGCCGGCAGAGCTCGTGCTTCTGGTAGTTGTAGAAGCCGCCATTGGGACAGAAGAGGAAATATTCGTGCAGCGTGTAGACGCGCGGCAGGCCGGAGGCGCGGATCGGCGCGGCGATGGCCGGCGACAGCGCCTTGGCCCAGCCATGCACATGGACGATCGTATTGTCGCGCGGCAGGCGGGCGAGCAGATCGCCCAGCGCCTTGGCGGCGCGCAGGTTCCATGTGCCTTGAAAGGCGGCGGCGATCCGCGATGGATTGCCGAGAAGGTCATGCTGGCCGAGGCAGACGACCTCTATGCCGGCCGCCGTGAGCCGATCGTCCACCGGCGCCGCCGAGGCGAAGACGATTGGCCGCGCGCCATGGGCGGCGAGGCCCAATGCGCTCTCGATCGCCACCTTGGCCTGGCCGCCGGTGACGGAGGCGTGGTCGATGCAGATGACGACATTGGGCGC
This window harbors:
- a CDS encoding glycosyltransferase family 4 protein, whose amino-acid sequence is MAGFAPNVVICIDHASVTGGQAKVAIESALGLAAHGARPIVFASAAPVDDRLTAAGIEVVCLGQHDLLGNPSRIAAAFQGTWNLRAAKALGDLLARLPRDNTIVHVHGWAKALSPAIAAPIRASGLPRVYTLHEYFLFCPNGGFYNYQKHELCRLEPLSAACWATACDAVNYPRKIWRSARLAYARGPAKFAELFADYICISNYQEEIIGRYLPQGVRLHRVSNPVDAQDLGPKGDPASGNFIFVGRLSPEKGAFLFAEAAARAGVTPVFIGDGPIGEELRGRYPQARFLGWLPPSEARAHMRAARALVFPSLWYEGQPLTVMEAKAMGTPVIVSDVCAGREEVTNGETGLWFTSANVESLAGALTRMKDDALTARLSAGAHAAYWRDPPTLDRHVERILAVYEEIVERHRTSS